The Aminithiophilus ramosus genome contains a region encoding:
- the hydF gene encoding [FeFe] hydrogenase H-cluster maturation GTPase HydF: MIEDMNATPMANRFHIGIFGRRNAGKSSLINALTGQDIALTSDVPGTTTDPVYKAMELLPIGPVVLIDTAGLDDSGELGLKRVEKSYEVLRRCHFAIVVVDGTEGFTPFETEFLRELRLRKIPALCVVNKADLLDDERRLALAKSLEGVPVVLAGAATGEGVQEVKAQIVANARFEDVEPALVGDLIGPGQVAVLVTPIDKAAPKGRLILPQQQTIRDILENDAMALVTKDQELKAALEGLSEPPAIVITDSQAFLKVSADTPSSVPLTSFSILFARQKGDLAELVRGIRRIESLQPGETVLIVEGCTHHKQADDIGTVKIPRWIRQMAGGDIRFEWTSGASFPRDLSRYAVIVHCGGCMLNHREMEYRIGRAREGGLAITNYGLVIAYVMGILERAIAPFPSALLAWQEGRTSGAPSRF, from the coding sequence ATGATCGAAGACATGAATGCCACGCCCATGGCCAATCGCTTCCACATCGGCATCTTCGGAAGGCGGAACGCCGGGAAATCGTCGCTCATCAACGCCCTGACGGGGCAGGATATCGCCCTCACCTCCGATGTGCCGGGCACCACGACCGACCCCGTCTACAAGGCCATGGAGCTGTTGCCCATCGGTCCCGTCGTCCTCATCGACACGGCCGGTCTCGACGACAGCGGCGAACTCGGGCTCAAACGGGTGGAAAAAAGCTACGAAGTGCTGCGGCGTTGCCATTTCGCCATCGTCGTCGTCGACGGGACGGAGGGTTTCACTCCTTTCGAGACCGAATTTCTCCGGGAGCTGCGGCTGCGGAAAATCCCCGCCCTCTGCGTCGTCAACAAGGCCGACCTCCTCGACGACGAGAGGCGACTTGCCCTCGCCAAGAGCCTCGAGGGGGTCCCCGTCGTCCTGGCCGGAGCCGCGACAGGGGAGGGGGTCCAGGAGGTCAAGGCCCAGATCGTGGCCAACGCCCGCTTCGAAGATGTCGAACCGGCCCTTGTCGGTGATCTCATCGGTCCCGGCCAGGTGGCCGTCCTCGTCACCCCCATCGACAAGGCCGCCCCGAAAGGGCGCCTCATTCTTCCTCAGCAGCAGACGATCCGCGACATCCTCGAAAACGATGCCATGGCCCTCGTCACCAAAGACCAGGAGCTGAAGGCGGCCCTTGAAGGGCTATCCGAACCTCCGGCCATCGTCATCACCGATTCGCAGGCCTTCCTCAAGGTGTCGGCCGACACGCCGTCCTCGGTGCCCCTCACCTCCTTCTCCATCCTCTTCGCCCGTCAGAAGGGAGATCTGGCGGAACTGGTCCGGGGAATAAGGCGCATCGAAAGCCTTCAGCCGGGCGAGACGGTCCTCATCGTCGAAGGCTGTACCCATCACAAGCAGGCCGACGACATCGGCACCGTCAAGATTCCCCGCTGGATCCGTCAGATGGCCGGAGGGGATATCCGTTTCGAGTGGACGTCGGGAGCCTCCTTTCCCCGCGACCTCTCCCGCTATGCCGTCATCGTCCACTGCGGCGGCTGCATGCTCAACCACCGCGAGATGGAGTACCGCATCGGAAGGGCCCGCGAGGGCGGTCTGGCCATCACCAACTACGGTCTCGTCATCGCCTATGTCATGGGCATTCTCGAACGGGCCATCGCTCCCTTTCCGTCGGCCCTCCTGGCCTGGCAGGAGGGCCGGACGTCGGGAGCTCCCTCCCGATTCTGA
- a CDS encoding aspartate ammonia-lyase → MRKEKDLLGTVDIDDDAYYGIHTARARVNFALTGVAIHPALVEALVVVKKAAAVTNRAIGALDVSRAEAIIAACDEILAGALRDQFVVDGLQGGAGTSANMNANEVIANRAIEILGGRKGDYGLVHPLDDVNRFQSTNDVFPTALRIAAIRGLKVLSEEFARLQSALQEKEELFSSVVKVGRTQLQDALPVTLGQEFGAWAQAVARDRWRLYKAEERLRQVNLGGTAVGTGLGAPKAYIYEVIERLRSLTGLGLARAEYMMDPTQNADVFVEVSGLLKASAVNLAKIASDLRLLSSGPLAGLGEIVLPPRQAGSSIMPGKINPVIPEMVQQVAYRVMADDMAVTLAAQAGQLELNAFLPLIAKSLLEMVDLLARALPLFTDLCIRGIVADEARCSRRLTESFTLVTVLAGVLGYDEASRVAALCRETGKTVRQVVLERRLLGEEELDLLLRPERMTAPGGGLSGRIS, encoded by the coding sequence ATGCGAAAGGAAAAAGATCTGCTCGGCACCGTCGATATCGACGACGATGCCTATTACGGTATCCACACGGCCCGGGCCCGGGTCAACTTCGCCCTGACGGGCGTCGCCATCCACCCCGCCCTCGTCGAGGCCCTCGTCGTCGTCAAAAAGGCCGCCGCCGTGACGAACCGGGCCATCGGCGCCCTCGACGTCTCCCGGGCCGAGGCCATCATCGCCGCCTGCGACGAGATCCTCGCCGGAGCTCTGCGGGATCAGTTCGTCGTCGACGGTCTCCAGGGCGGAGCGGGGACGTCGGCCAACATGAACGCCAACGAAGTCATCGCCAATCGGGCCATCGAGATCTTGGGCGGAAGGAAGGGCGATTACGGTCTTGTCCATCCCCTCGACGACGTCAACCGCTTCCAATCGACGAACGATGTCTTCCCCACGGCGCTGCGGATCGCCGCCATCAGGGGCCTCAAGGTCCTCTCCGAGGAATTCGCCCGTCTCCAGTCGGCCCTGCAGGAGAAAGAGGAGCTCTTTTCCTCCGTCGTCAAAGTGGGGAGGACACAGCTTCAGGACGCCCTTCCCGTTACGTTGGGGCAGGAGTTCGGCGCCTGGGCTCAGGCCGTGGCCCGCGACCGCTGGCGGCTCTACAAGGCCGAAGAGCGGCTGCGCCAGGTCAATCTGGGCGGAACGGCCGTCGGGACGGGGCTGGGGGCTCCCAAGGCCTACATCTACGAGGTGATCGAGCGCCTCCGCAGCCTGACGGGCCTCGGCCTTGCCCGGGCCGAATATATGATGGATCCCACGCAGAACGCCGACGTCTTCGTCGAAGTCTCCGGTCTTCTCAAGGCATCGGCCGTGAACCTGGCCAAGATAGCCTCCGACCTGCGTCTCCTCTCGTCGGGGCCTTTGGCCGGCCTGGGAGAGATCGTCCTCCCCCCCCGCCAGGCCGGGTCGTCTATCATGCCCGGCAAGATCAACCCCGTCATTCCCGAAATGGTCCAGCAGGTGGCCTACCGCGTCATGGCCGACGACATGGCCGTCACCCTGGCGGCCCAGGCCGGGCAGCTCGAACTCAACGCCTTTCTCCCCCTCATCGCCAAGAGCCTGCTCGAGATGGTGGACCTTCTGGCCCGGGCCCTTCCTCTTTTTACCGATCTCTGCATCAGGGGCATCGTCGCCGACGAAGCTCGCTGCAGCCGTCGTCTGACGGAAAGCTTCACGCTCGTGACCGTCCTCGCCGGAGTCCTGGGCTACGACGAGGCCTCCCGAGTGGCCGCCCTCTGCCGCGAGACGGGCAAGACGGTGCGTCAGGTCGTCCTCGAAAGAAGACTGCTGGGCGAAGAGGAGCTCGATCTCCTGCTCCGTCCCGAACGGATGACGGCCCCCGGAGGGGGGCTTTCAGGGAGGATCTCATGA
- a CDS encoding response regulator produces the protein MKTLVVEDDFTSRLLIQEILKSYGTVHAAANGKEALRAVRLSLEGQEPYDLICMDIMMPEMDGQEALRLIRELEESMGIVSSSGSKIIMITALGDLRSVGDAYGNLCDAYLLKPIKRALLLEELRKLGLIA, from the coding sequence GTGAAGACGCTTGTCGTGGAAGATGACTTCACCAGCCGTCTGCTCATTCAGGAGATCCTCAAAAGCTACGGGACGGTCCATGCCGCCGCCAACGGGAAGGAGGCCCTTCGGGCCGTCCGCCTTTCCCTGGAGGGGCAGGAACCGTACGACCTGATCTGCATGGATATCATGATGCCCGAAATGGACGGCCAGGAGGCCCTCCGCCTCATTCGGGAGCTGGAGGAGTCGATGGGGATCGTCTCCTCCAGCGGGTCGAAAATCATCATGATCACGGCCCTGGGCGATCTCAGAAGCGTCGGCGACGCCTACGGAAATCTCTGCGACGCCTACCTGCTCAAGCCCATCAAAAGGGCCCTTCTCCTCGAAGAGCTGCGGAAACTGGGGCTCATCGCCTGA